The following are from one region of the Halogeometricum sp. S3BR5-2 genome:
- the ilvN gene encoding acetolactate synthase small subunit has translation MSSEDDDANADEEIPKHGLQGPHPDERPHPTGRRNSQGIRIDPEVEAEHHPRRAVISALVEDEPGVLSRVSGLVSRRQFNIESLTVGPTTVDGHSRLTMVVEEPDPGIDQIEKQLAKLKPVIAVGELDDDMVRTELVLLKVEGEEPDKVHAVTDMYEGKTLDAGPRTITVQLTGDEQKIDDAVDAFRQFGIIEIARTGQTALARGDKATVPGEEPGTSGEPTTPANYDD, from the coding sequence ATGAGCTCGGAGGACGACGACGCGAACGCGGACGAGGAGATTCCCAAGCACGGACTGCAGGGGCCGCACCCCGACGAACGGCCGCACCCGACGGGGCGGCGCAACTCGCAGGGCATCCGCATCGACCCGGAAGTCGAGGCGGAACACCACCCCCGGCGGGCGGTCATCTCCGCCCTGGTCGAGGACGAACCCGGCGTGCTCTCGCGCGTCTCGGGGCTCGTCTCCCGGCGGCAGTTCAACATCGAGAGCCTCACCGTCGGTCCCACGACGGTCGACGGCCACTCGCGGCTCACGATGGTCGTCGAGGAACCCGACCCCGGCATCGACCAGATAGAGAAGCAACTCGCGAAGCTCAAGCCCGTCATCGCCGTCGGCGAACTCGACGACGACATGGTCCGGACCGAACTCGTCCTCCTGAAGGTGGAGGGCGAGGAACCCGACAAGGTCCACGCGGTCACGGACATGTACGAGGGCAAGACGCTCGACGCCGGCCCGCGGACCATCACGGTCCAACTCACCGGCGACGAACAGAAGATAGACGACGCCGTCGACGCGTTCCGGCAGTTCGGCATCATCGAGATAGCTCGGACGGGCCAGACCGCGCTGGCGCGCGGCGACAAGGCGACAGTGCCCGGAGAGGAACCCGGAACCTCCGGCGAACCGACCACACCGGCAAACTACGATGACTGA
- a CDS encoding LeuA family protein, with product MGIRCLNDTRRTLRRAPRRVEFFQGTLAHITESEIDGVRIFDTTLRDGEQSPRTSFSYEEKRDIAATLDEMGTHVIEAGFPVNSDAEFEAVSDIAAATDTDVCGLARVVDKDVEAALDAGVELVHVFVSTSDVQLADSMHASKEEAVERAVASVERVKEAGVDVMFSPMDATRTDVEFLGEILSAVDDAGVDWVNIPDTCGVATPTRFASLIREVREHTDAHIDVHAHDDFGLATANAMAGFEAGAAQAQVSVNGIGERAGNAAYEEVVMSAESLYDVDTGIDTQRITELSRLVEEASDIPTPANKPVVGRNAFSHESGIHAAGVIENSDTFEPGVMTPEMVGAQREFVLGKHTGAHSVRKRLEEAGFTPDDDEVRAVTRKVKDFGAEKERVTDDVLTRFAGEIGVDHEDDENEEVRA from the coding sequence ATCGGGATACGATGTCTCAACGACACACGGAGGACACTTCGTCGGGCTCCCCGGCGGGTCGAGTTCTTCCAGGGCACGTTAGCCCACATTACTGAATCAGAGATAGACGGTGTACGGATTTTCGACACGACGCTGCGCGACGGCGAGCAGTCGCCACGCACCTCGTTCAGCTACGAGGAGAAGCGCGACATCGCGGCGACGCTGGACGAGATGGGGACGCACGTCATCGAGGCGGGCTTCCCGGTCAACTCGGACGCGGAGTTCGAGGCCGTCAGCGACATCGCCGCCGCCACGGACACGGACGTCTGTGGACTGGCCCGCGTCGTCGACAAGGACGTGGAGGCCGCCCTCGACGCGGGGGTGGAGTTGGTCCACGTCTTCGTCAGCACCAGCGACGTGCAGTTGGCCGACTCGATGCACGCCTCCAAGGAGGAGGCCGTCGAGCGCGCCGTCGCGAGCGTCGAGCGCGTGAAAGAGGCGGGCGTCGACGTCATGTTCTCGCCGATGGACGCCACCCGGACGGACGTGGAGTTCCTCGGGGAGATACTGTCGGCCGTCGACGACGCCGGCGTCGACTGGGTGAACATCCCGGACACCTGCGGCGTCGCGACGCCGACGCGCTTCGCGAGCCTCATCCGCGAGGTGCGAGAGCACACCGACGCGCACATCGACGTGCACGCCCACGACGACTTCGGACTGGCCACCGCGAACGCCATGGCGGGCTTCGAGGCGGGCGCCGCGCAGGCGCAGGTGTCGGTCAACGGCATCGGCGAACGCGCGGGCAACGCCGCCTACGAAGAGGTCGTCATGTCCGCGGAGTCGCTGTACGACGTGGACACCGGAATCGACACGCAGCGCATCACCGAGCTCTCCCGTCTGGTCGAGGAGGCCAGCGACATCCCGACGCCGGCGAACAAGCCGGTGGTCGGGCGCAACGCCTTCAGCCACGAGAGCGGCATCCACGCCGCAGGCGTCATCGAGAACTCGGACACGTTCGAGCCGGGGGTTATGACCCCCGAGATGGTCGGCGCCCAGCGGGAGTTCGTCCTCGGCAAGCACACCGGCGCTCACTCCGTCCGCAAGCGGTTGGAGGAGGCCGGGTTCACGCCGGACGATGACGAGGTCCGCGCGGTGACCCGCAAGGTCAAGGACTTCGGCGCGGAGAAAGAGCGCGTCACCGACGACGTGCTCACCCGGTTCGCCGGCGAAATCGGCGTCGACCACGAGGACGACGAGAACGAGGAGGTACGGGCCTGA
- a CDS encoding DUF5779 family protein: protein MSDFNLDLSSAEEHLDEEELTGDVILGVLDGETDPEEWVRAVENGNALFLAVEGDLNELATGFAREIKDMEGQLMHFRQFLVVTPPGVDIDTSRLSS, encoded by the coding sequence ATGAGCGACTTCAACCTCGACCTCTCCTCGGCGGAGGAACACCTCGACGAGGAGGAGTTGACCGGCGACGTGATACTCGGCGTCCTCGACGGGGAGACGGACCCCGAGGAGTGGGTCCGAGCCGTCGAGAACGGCAACGCCCTCTTTCTCGCCGTTGAGGGCGACCTGAACGAACTGGCGACCGGGTTCGCACGCGAGATAAAGGACATGGAGGGACAGCTGATGCACTTCCGACAGTTCCTCGTCGTGACGCCGCCGGGCGTCGACATCGACACGAGTCGGCTCTCCTCCTGA
- a CDS encoding VOC family protein, which yields MLTRLCRLGLEAKYLGAAREFYETRLGLVPADESDTAVAYGVGETMVVLRRPVGPPRGGVHTHYAFVTARDDYDDWLSSLSDLDPVEFSFGSSRSLYVYDPDGNCVEIGGIDEGADDGSADGAVDDDGDSPLSSGRPLTGVFEVVLEVTDLDRSEAQFRALGFEVVDRGEDRPRVRLGGPVDLELWEPQLGIADARGGLHVDLAFETADPAAAVEAGGPWVDGPEAVEGGLRVRDVDGHVLTFLSDC from the coding sequence TCACCCGTCTCTGCCGTCTCGGACTGGAAGCCAAGTACCTCGGCGCGGCCCGGGAGTTCTACGAGACGCGACTCGGTCTCGTCCCCGCCGACGAGTCCGACACGGCCGTCGCCTACGGCGTCGGGGAGACGATGGTCGTCCTCCGGCGGCCGGTGGGTCCCCCCCGCGGCGGCGTCCACACCCACTACGCCTTCGTCACCGCCCGGGACGACTACGACGACTGGCTGTCGTCGCTGTCGGACCTCGACCCCGTCGAGTTCTCCTTCGGGTCCTCCCGGTCGCTGTACGTGTACGACCCCGACGGCAACTGCGTCGAGATAGGCGGTATCGACGAGGGCGCGGACGACGGATCCGCGGACGGAGCGGTGGACGACGACGGAGACTCGCCGCTCTCGTCCGGCCGCCCGCTGACCGGCGTCTTCGAGGTGGTGCTGGAGGTGACGGACCTCGACCGGTCCGAGGCGCAGTTCCGCGCCCTCGGGTTCGAGGTGGTCGACAGGGGCGAGGACCGACCGCGGGTGCGACTCGGGGGGCCGGTCGACCTGGAACTGTGGGAACCGCAGTTGGGCATCGCCGACGCCCGCGGCGGACTGCACGTCGACCTCGCGTTCGAGACGGCCGACCCGGCGGCGGCCGTCGAGGCCGGGGGGCCGTGGGTCGACGGTCCGGAGGCGGTCGAAGGGGGACTCCGCGTCCGGGACGTGGACGGTCACGTCCTGACGTTCCTCTCGGACTGCTGA
- the ilvB gene encoding biosynthetic-type acetolactate synthase large subunit — translation MSEPAPPTRDDEADGATDAAEESEPESESTDATPVTTGASSVIRALENAGVEAAFGVQGGAIMPIYDALYDSDIRHVTMAHEQGAAHAADAFGVVRSEPGVCLATSGPGATNLVTGIADANMDSDGVLALTGQVPSGMVGSDAFQETDTIGVTTPITKHNYFADDADAVGDTVGEAFALAGEGRPGPTLVDLPKDVTQGETDREPGPAETPKTTTPQTVPDDDAVAAAARAIEDAERPLLLLGGGVIKADATEEAREFARDLGIPVVTTMPGIGSFPEDEELCLSWAGMHGTGYANMAITHTDVLIAVGTRFDDRLTGGVDTFAPEAEVVHVDIDPAEISKNVHADYPVVGDAGTALDALSSEIAADPDAEEWREQCLTWKEEYPMDYATPEDEPLKPQFVVECLDEATSDRAIVTSGVGQHQMWAAQYWTFTEPRTWVSSHGLGTMGYGLPSAIGARLAAEDDQEVVCVDGDGSFLMTIQELSVAVREELDITVAVLNNEYIGMVRQWQDAFFEGRHMAAEYNWCPEFDKLAEAFGARGWRVDDYDEVADAVEEAIAYDGPSVIDFHIDPRENVYPMVASGGANGKFALSEDQL, via the coding sequence ATGAGCGAACCAGCGCCGCCGACGCGCGACGACGAGGCCGACGGGGCGACCGACGCCGCCGAAGAGAGCGAACCGGAGTCGGAGTCGACCGACGCGACGCCGGTGACGACGGGCGCCTCCTCGGTCATCCGCGCCCTGGAGAACGCCGGCGTCGAAGCCGCCTTCGGCGTGCAGGGCGGGGCCATCATGCCCATCTACGACGCGCTGTACGACTCCGATATCAGACACGTTACGATGGCGCACGAGCAGGGCGCCGCGCACGCCGCGGACGCCTTCGGCGTCGTCCGGAGCGAACCGGGCGTCTGCCTCGCCACCTCGGGCCCCGGCGCGACGAACCTCGTCACGGGCATCGCGGACGCCAACATGGACTCCGACGGCGTCCTCGCCCTGACGGGACAGGTGCCCTCGGGGATGGTCGGCTCCGACGCGTTCCAGGAGACGGACACCATCGGCGTCACGACGCCCATCACGAAGCACAACTACTTCGCCGACGACGCCGACGCCGTCGGCGACACCGTCGGGGAGGCGTTCGCCCTCGCCGGCGAGGGCCGCCCCGGTCCGACGCTCGTCGACCTACCGAAGGACGTCACGCAGGGCGAGACGGACCGCGAACCCGGCCCGGCGGAGACGCCGAAGACCACGACGCCGCAGACGGTTCCGGACGACGACGCCGTCGCCGCGGCGGCCCGCGCTATCGAGGACGCGGAGCGACCGCTCCTGCTCCTCGGCGGCGGGGTCATCAAGGCCGACGCCACCGAGGAGGCCCGCGAGTTCGCGCGCGACCTCGGTATCCCGGTCGTCACCACGATGCCGGGCATCGGCTCGTTCCCCGAGGACGAGGAACTCTGCCTCTCGTGGGCGGGGATGCACGGCACCGGCTACGCCAACATGGCCATCACGCACACCGACGTGCTGATAGCCGTCGGCACGCGGTTCGACGACCGCCTGACCGGCGGCGTCGACACGTTCGCACCCGAGGCCGAAGTCGTCCACGTCGACATCGACCCCGCGGAGATATCGAAGAACGTCCACGCCGACTACCCGGTCGTCGGCGACGCGGGGACGGCGCTCGACGCGCTGTCGAGCGAAATCGCGGCCGACCCCGACGCCGAGGAGTGGCGCGAGCAGTGTCTGACGTGGAAGGAGGAGTACCCGATGGACTACGCGACGCCCGAGGACGAACCGCTGAAGCCGCAGTTCGTCGTCGAGTGTCTGGACGAGGCCACCTCCGACCGCGCCATCGTCACCTCCGGCGTCGGCCAGCACCAGATGTGGGCCGCGCAGTACTGGACGTTCACCGAACCGCGGACGTGGGTGTCCTCGCACGGCCTCGGCACGATGGGGTACGGGCTCCCCTCGGCCATCGGCGCGCGCCTCGCCGCCGAGGACGACCAGGAGGTCGTCTGCGTCGACGGCGACGGCTCGTTCCTGATGACGATTCAGGAGCTCTCCGTCGCGGTTCGGGAGGAGTTGGACATCACCGTCGCGGTGCTGAACAACGAGTACATCGGCATGGTGCGCCAGTGGCAGGACGCCTTCTTCGAGGGCCGACACATGGCCGCGGAGTACAACTGGTGTCCCGAGTTCGACAAACTGGCCGAAGCGTTCGGCGCGCGCGGCTGGCGCGTCGACGACTACGACGAAGTCGCCGACGCCGTCGAGGAGGCCATCGCGTACGACGGTCCCTCGGTCATCGACTTCCACATCGACCCGCGGGAGAACGTCTACCCGATGGTCGCCTCGGGCGGCGCGAACGGCAAGTTCGCCCTCTCGGAGGACCAGCTATGA